From a region of the Natranaerovirga pectinivora genome:
- the rpsB gene encoding 30S ribosomal protein S2, translated as MSVISMKQLLEAGVHFGHQTRRWNPKMAEYIYTERNGIYIIDLQKTVHKVDDAYKAIKDAVAAGGTVLFVGTKKQAQDSMKSEAERCGMYYVNQRWLGGMLTNFNTIKSRIRRLKELEAMEQDGTFKLLPKKEVIQLKHEMDKLERNLGGIKDMKKIPDIIFIVDPRKERIAIQEAHNLGIPLVGIVDTNCDPEEIDYVIPGNDDAIRAVKLIVAKMADAVIEANQGVQTTDTKEEKKEVAE; from the coding sequence ATGAGCGTTATATCAATGAAACAATTACTAGAAGCAGGTGTACATTTTGGACACCAAACAAGAAGATGGAATCCTAAAATGGCTGAGTATATTTATACTGAGAGAAATGGTATTTACATCATTGACTTACAAAAAACTGTACACAAAGTAGACGATGCATACAAAGCAATTAAAGATGCTGTAGCAGCTGGTGGTACTGTATTATTTGTAGGTACAAAAAAACAAGCTCAAGACTCAATGAAATCTGAAGCTGAACGTTGTGGCATGTACTATGTTAACCAAAGATGGTTAGGTGGTATGTTAACTAACTTTAATACAATCAAAAGTAGAATTAGAAGATTAAAAGAGTTAGAAGCTATGGAACAAGATGGTACATTCAAATTATTACCAAAAAAAGAAGTAATTCAATTAAAACATGAAATGGATAAACTTGAAAGAAATCTTGGTGGTATTAAAGATATGAAAAAAATACCTGATATTATTTTCATAGTTGATCCAAGAAAAGAAAGAATTGCTATTCAAGAAGCTCATAACTTAGGAATCCCATTAGTTGGTATAGTAGATACTAACTGTGATCCTGAAGAAATAGATTATGTAATTCCAGGTAATGATGATGCTATTAGAGCAGTAAAATTAATTGTTGCAAAAATGGCTGATGCAGTTATCGAAGCAAATCAAGGTGTACAAACAACTGATACTAAAGAAGAAAAAAAAGAAGTTGCTGAATAA